Proteins encoded within one genomic window of Micromonospora halotolerans:
- a CDS encoding LacI family DNA-binding transcriptional regulator, producing the protein MTDVARLAGVSHQTVSRVLNGHPNVREQTRLRVQAAIVELGYRPNRAARALVTGRSQVIGVVAQNTTLYGPASLLAALEQTAAEEGFAVTVGSVRNLDQVSISEAVERHLAHRVAGIVVIAPVESAGEALEHLPKDVPLVTVDGDPRRPVPLVTVDQVAGARAATQHLLDAGHRTVWHVSGPADWFDSAGRIEGWRDALRAAGAEVPPLVPGDWSAASGYRCGQMLARMPEVTAIFTANDHLALGVLRALHEHGRRVPDEISVVGFDDVPEAAYFIPPLTTVRPDFDAVARASLDLLLAQIESGAVGELRQTIAPTLISRQSVARPPA; encoded by the coding sequence ATGACGGATGTGGCCCGGCTCGCGGGGGTTTCCCACCAGACCGTGTCCCGGGTGCTGAACGGGCACCCGAACGTGCGCGAGCAGACGCGCCTGCGGGTGCAGGCGGCGATCGTGGAGTTGGGCTACCGGCCCAACCGCGCGGCTCGCGCCCTGGTGACCGGCCGGTCCCAGGTGATCGGGGTGGTCGCCCAGAACACCACGTTGTACGGCCCGGCGTCGCTGCTGGCGGCGCTGGAGCAGACCGCCGCCGAGGAGGGCTTCGCGGTCACCGTGGGCAGTGTGCGGAACCTCGACCAGGTCTCCATCTCGGAGGCCGTGGAGCGGCACCTGGCGCACCGGGTGGCGGGGATCGTGGTGATCGCGCCGGTGGAGTCGGCCGGGGAGGCGCTGGAACACCTGCCCAAGGACGTGCCGCTGGTGACCGTCGACGGTGATCCGCGCCGGCCGGTGCCGCTGGTGACGGTGGACCAGGTGGCCGGTGCGCGGGCGGCGACGCAGCACCTGCTGGACGCGGGCCACCGGACGGTCTGGCACGTCTCGGGGCCGGCCGACTGGTTCGACAGCGCCGGGCGCATCGAGGGGTGGCGGGACGCACTGCGGGCGGCCGGCGCCGAGGTGCCGCCGCTGGTGCCGGGGGACTGGTCGGCGGCGTCGGGCTACCGGTGCGGGCAGATGCTGGCGCGGATGCCCGAGGTGACCGCCATCTTCACCGCCAACGACCACCTGGCACTGGGCGTGCTGCGGGCGCTGCACGAGCACGGCCGCCGGGTGCCGGACGAGATCAGCGTGGTGGGCTTCGACGACGTGCCGGAGGCGGCGTACTTCATCCCGCCGCTGACCACCGTGCGGCCGGACTTCGACGCGGTGGCGCGGGCCAGTCTGGACCTGTTGCTGGCGCAGATCGAGTCCGGTGCGGTGGGTGAGTTGCGGCAGACCATCGCACCGACCCTGATCTCCCGGCAGAGCGTCGCCCGCCCACCGGCCTGA
- the araA gene encoding L-arabinose isomerase translates to MESHAEPEIWFLTGSQAMYGEDTLRQVADQSRQIAAALDGSPHIPARVVWKPVLTTSGDILRVCREAAAHGAVGMIAWMHTFSPAKMWIAGLDALRTPLLHLHTQANVLLPWDEIDMDFMNLNQAAHGDREFGFIQTRLGVARKTVAGHVSDPRVVSRVGAWARAAIGWSAMRSLRLARFGDNMRDVAVTEGDKVEAELRFGVSVNTYGVNDLVQAVGEVTDARVDDLVKEYDDSYRLVPELRTGGDRHESLRYAARLELGLRAFLDAGGFRAFTTNFEDLGGLRQLPGMAVQRLMADGYGFGGEGDWKTSVLVHTLKAMAVGVDGGTSFMEDYTYDLTPGRELVLGAHMLEVCPSIAAGTPSVEIHPLSIGGREDPVRLVFDAAPGPAVVLGLADMGERFRLVANEVDVVAPPHPLRRLPVARAVWRPRPHLAGSAEAWITAGAPHHTVLSQAVGVEELHDLAEMSRTELVVIDADTNPRRFADEIRWNQAYYRLARGF, encoded by the coding sequence ATGGAATCGCACGCTGAGCCCGAGATCTGGTTCCTGACCGGCAGCCAGGCCATGTACGGCGAGGACACCCTTCGCCAGGTCGCCGACCAGTCGCGGCAGATCGCGGCGGCGCTCGACGGCTCGCCGCACATCCCCGCCCGGGTCGTCTGGAAACCGGTCCTGACCACCAGCGGCGACATCCTGCGGGTCTGCCGGGAGGCCGCCGCGCACGGGGCCGTCGGCATGATCGCCTGGATGCACACCTTCTCACCGGCGAAGATGTGGATCGCCGGCCTGGACGCGCTGCGGACGCCGCTGCTGCACCTGCACACCCAGGCCAACGTCCTGCTGCCGTGGGACGAGATCGACATGGACTTCATGAACCTCAACCAGGCCGCACACGGCGACCGGGAGTTCGGCTTCATCCAGACCCGCCTCGGTGTGGCCCGCAAGACCGTCGCCGGGCACGTCAGCGACCCCCGCGTGGTGTCCCGGGTGGGCGCCTGGGCGCGGGCGGCGATCGGCTGGTCGGCCATGCGGTCGCTGCGGCTGGCCCGCTTCGGCGACAACATGCGCGACGTGGCGGTGACCGAGGGCGACAAGGTGGAGGCGGAGCTGCGCTTCGGTGTCTCGGTGAACACCTACGGGGTCAACGACCTCGTGCAGGCCGTCGGCGAGGTCACCGACGCGCGGGTGGACGACCTGGTCAAGGAGTACGACGACAGCTACCGGCTGGTGCCGGAGCTGCGCACCGGCGGCGACCGCCACGAGTCCCTGCGCTACGCCGCCCGGCTGGAGCTGGGCCTGCGGGCCTTCCTCGACGCCGGCGGGTTCCGTGCCTTCACCACCAACTTCGAGGACCTCGGCGGGCTGCGCCAGCTGCCCGGCATGGCAGTGCAACGCCTCATGGCCGACGGCTACGGCTTCGGCGGTGAGGGCGACTGGAAGACGTCCGTCCTGGTGCACACCCTCAAGGCGATGGCGGTCGGGGTCGACGGCGGCACGTCGTTCATGGAGGACTACACCTACGACCTCACCCCGGGCCGGGAACTGGTCCTCGGCGCGCACATGCTGGAGGTGTGCCCGAGCATCGCCGCGGGCACCCCGTCCGTCGAGATCCACCCGCTGAGCATCGGCGGGCGGGAGGACCCGGTCCGGCTGGTCTTCGACGCGGCGCCCGGTCCCGCGGTCGTGCTGGGCCTGGCCGACATGGGGGAGCGGTTCCGGCTCGTCGCCAACGAGGTCGACGTGGTGGCGCCGCCACATCCGCTGCGCCGGCTGCCGGTCGCCCGGGCCGTCTGGCGTCCCCGCCCGCACCTGGCCGGGTCCGCCGAGGCGTGGATCACCGCCGGGGCCCCGCACCACACCGTGCTCTCACAGGCGGTCGGGGTGGAGGAGCTGCACGACCTGGCCGAGATGAGCCGCACCGAGCTGGTCGTCATCGATGCCGACACGAACCCGCGCCGCTTCGCCGACGAGATCCGCTGGAATCAGGCGTACTACCGGCTCGCCCGGGGGTTCTGA
- a CDS encoding ABC transporter permease, whose protein sequence is MSNRTAGYRALTTHRLFWPVVVLVGMLAANTVYRPGFLSVQMRDGHLYGSLIDILRLSAPLILVALGMTLVIATGGIDLSVGSLCAISGAIACLHISQQRDQNSLGGVLTALALGLGVALVLGAWNGVLVAVIGIQPIIATLILMVAGRGLAQLITEGQILTINSDPYKAIGVGHLLTLPLAIFLALAAALLVAAVTRRTALGLIIESVGGNARASRLAGIRSARITFLVYVISAACAAVAGFMMTANVSSADGNAAGLWVELDAILAVVIGGTSLAGGRFSLGGTILGALLIQTLTTTVYAMNISPQTSLLFKAVVVIAVCLIQAPGFRARFTRRRAPAAGPTPVTEQPKEQVPA, encoded by the coding sequence ATGAGCAACCGAACGGCCGGTTACCGCGCGCTGACGACACACCGGCTCTTCTGGCCGGTCGTCGTCCTCGTCGGCATGCTGGCCGCCAACACCGTCTACCGCCCCGGCTTCCTGTCGGTGCAGATGCGCGACGGTCACCTGTACGGCAGCCTCATCGACATCCTGCGGCTGAGCGCGCCGCTGATCCTGGTCGCGCTCGGCATGACGCTGGTGATCGCCACCGGCGGCATCGACCTGTCGGTCGGCTCGCTCTGCGCGATCAGCGGCGCCATCGCCTGCCTGCACATCAGCCAGCAGCGCGACCAGAACAGCCTCGGCGGGGTGCTGACGGCTCTGGCCCTCGGGCTGGGGGTGGCCCTCGTGCTCGGCGCCTGGAACGGCGTGCTGGTCGCGGTCATCGGCATCCAGCCGATCATCGCCACCCTCATCCTCATGGTCGCGGGCCGCGGCCTCGCCCAGCTGATCACCGAGGGGCAGATCCTCACCATCAACTCGGACCCGTACAAGGCGATCGGCGTGGGTCACCTGCTGACCCTGCCGCTGGCCATCTTCCTGGCCCTCGCCGCGGCTCTCCTGGTCGCCGCGGTGACCCGGCGGACCGCCCTCGGCCTGATCATCGAGTCGGTCGGGGGCAACGCCCGGGCCAGCCGCCTGGCCGGCATCCGGTCCGCGCGGATCACGTTCCTCGTCTACGTGATCAGCGCGGCCTGCGCCGCGGTGGCCGGCTTCATGATGACGGCCAACGTGTCCAGCGCCGACGGCAACGCGGCGGGCCTCTGGGTCGAGCTGGACGCGATCCTCGCCGTGGTCATCGGCGGCACCTCCCTCGCGGGCGGCCGGTTCTCCCTCGGCGGCACGATCCTCGGCGCCCTGCTCATCCAGACCCTCACCACGACGGTGTACGCCATGAACATCTCGCCCCAGACCTCCCTGCTGTTCAAGGCGGTCGTGGTCATCGCGGTCTGCCTCATCCAGGCGCCCGGCTTCCGCGCCCGCTTCACCCGACGCCGGGCCCCGGCGGCCGGGCCCACCCCCGTCACCGAGCAGCCGAAGGAGCAGGTGCCGGCATGA
- a CDS encoding ABC transporter substrate-binding protein: MRTHPPSRKVIAVLAAALLATGVAACGNSDTGGNGGDDGTITLGFSQVGAESGWRTANTTSIKEAATEAGIELKFDDAQQKQENQIKAIRNFIQQKVDVIAFSPVVESGWDTVLKEAKDAKIPVILTDRSVDSADKSLYKTFLGSDFVKEGRLAGEWLVEQKKAATGPVTIVELQGTTGSAPANDRKKGFAEAIAANPNLKIVASQSGDFTRAGGKQVMEQFLKANPKIDVLFAHNDDMGLGALEAITAAGKVPGKDITIITVDAVKDGMQALADGKFNFIAECSPLLGPQLMDLVKKVKNGETVPARIETQETTFTQEQAKEALPNRKY; the protein is encoded by the coding sequence ATGAGGACCCACCCGCCGTCCCGCAAGGTCATCGCGGTGCTCGCCGCCGCGTTGCTCGCCACCGGCGTGGCGGCCTGCGGCAACAGCGACACGGGCGGCAACGGCGGCGACGACGGCACGATCACGCTCGGCTTCTCCCAGGTCGGCGCGGAGAGCGGGTGGCGCACGGCGAACACCACCTCGATCAAGGAGGCCGCGACGGAGGCCGGGATCGAGCTGAAGTTCGACGACGCGCAGCAGAAGCAGGAGAACCAGATCAAGGCCATCCGCAACTTCATCCAGCAGAAGGTCGACGTGATCGCCTTCTCGCCGGTGGTGGAGTCCGGGTGGGACACGGTCCTCAAGGAGGCCAAGGACGCCAAGATCCCGGTCATCCTCACCGACCGGTCGGTCGACTCGGCCGACAAGTCCCTGTACAAGACCTTCCTCGGGTCGGACTTCGTGAAGGAAGGCCGGCTCGCGGGGGAGTGGCTGGTGGAGCAGAAGAAGGCCGCCACCGGCCCGGTCACCATCGTCGAGCTGCAGGGCACGACCGGTTCGGCGCCGGCGAACGACCGGAAGAAGGGCTTCGCCGAGGCGATCGCGGCCAACCCCAACCTCAAGATCGTCGCTTCCCAGTCCGGTGACTTCACCCGGGCCGGCGGGAAGCAGGTGATGGAGCAGTTCCTGAAGGCCAACCCGAAGATCGACGTGCTGTTCGCCCACAACGACGACATGGGCCTGGGCGCGCTCGAGGCGATCACCGCGGCCGGGAAGGTGCCCGGCAAGGACATCACCATCATCACGGTCGACGCGGTCAAGGACGGCATGCAGGCCCTCGCCGACGGCAAGTTCAACTTCATCGCCGAATGCAGCCCGCTGCTCGGTCCCCAGCTGATGGACCTGGTCAAGAAGGTGAAGAACGGCGAGACGGTGCCGGCCCGGATCGAGACCCAGGAGACCACCTTCACGCAGGAGCAGGCGAAGGAAGCACTGCCGAACCGCAAGTACTGA
- the yjfF gene encoding galactofuranose ABC transporter, permease protein YjfF — protein sequence MTTLSLLAARTRSRLPRRHVPVLATLALLLVLYGVGVSQYRAFSNIQVVFNVFIDNGFLLVVAVGMTFVILTGGIDLSVGSVVAMTAMVSAFLLREGLPAALVLLVALLIGPTLGFLMGCVIHFFDIQPFIVTLAGMFFARGMCTFISGSSIPITDGFWTSTSQERIGNPSGNFVSISVLIAFAVVAVAAYVLAYTRLGRNVYAIGGNSQSALLMGLPVGRTRIAVYTISGLCAAIGGILLSFYTLSGAPLIGVGMELDVIAAVVIGGTVLTGGSGYVFGTVLGVLVLGVIQTLITFDGSLNSWWTKIVIGGLLFAFILLQRLIGIRYK from the coding sequence ATGACCACCCTCTCCCTGCTGGCCGCACGCACCCGGTCGCGCCTGCCCCGGCGGCACGTTCCGGTGCTGGCCACCCTCGCCCTGCTGCTGGTTCTGTACGGCGTCGGCGTCTCCCAGTACCGCGCGTTCTCGAACATCCAGGTCGTCTTCAACGTCTTCATCGACAACGGCTTCCTGCTCGTCGTCGCCGTCGGGATGACCTTCGTGATCCTCACCGGCGGAATCGACCTCTCCGTCGGCTCGGTCGTCGCGATGACCGCCATGGTGTCGGCGTTCCTGCTGCGGGAGGGGCTGCCGGCGGCGCTGGTGCTGCTCGTCGCGCTGCTCATCGGGCCGACGCTCGGTTTCCTGATGGGCTGTGTGATCCACTTCTTCGACATCCAGCCGTTCATCGTCACCCTCGCCGGGATGTTCTTCGCCCGCGGCATGTGCACTTTCATCAGCGGCTCGTCCATCCCGATCACCGACGGGTTCTGGACCAGCACGTCCCAGGAACGCATCGGCAACCCCAGCGGCAACTTCGTCTCGATCAGCGTGCTCATCGCCTTCGCGGTGGTCGCCGTCGCCGCGTACGTGCTGGCCTACACCCGGCTGGGCCGCAACGTGTACGCCATCGGCGGCAACTCGCAGTCGGCCCTGCTCATGGGGCTGCCGGTGGGGCGGACCCGGATCGCCGTCTACACGATCAGCGGCCTCTGCGCGGCGATCGGCGGAATCCTGCTGTCCTTCTACACGCTCTCCGGCGCCCCGCTGATCGGCGTCGGCATGGAACTCGACGTCATCGCCGCCGTGGTCATCGGCGGGACGGTGCTGACGGGCGGCTCCGGCTACGTCTTCGGCACCGTGCTCGGCGTGCTGGTCCTCGGGGTCATCCAGACCCTGATCACCTTCGACGGCAGCCTCAACTCGTGGTGGACCAAGATCGTGATCGGCGGCCTGCTCTTCGCGTTCATCCTGCTCCAACGTCTGATCGGAATCCGCTACAAGTGA
- a CDS encoding L-ribulose-5-phosphate 4-epimerase → MSAEIRRLRESVARLHAELTRYRLVAWTSGNVSARVPGQNLMVIKPSGVDYDDLAPENMVVCDLDGVVVEGDFAPSSDTAAHAYVYRALPEVGGVVHTHSGYATAWAARGESIPCHLTAQADEFGGEIPIGPFALIGGDDIGKGIVATLAGHRSPAVLMRNHGVFTIGRDARAAVKAAVMCEDIARTAHLARALGPPLPMAAADVDALHDRYQSVYGQRPPSPAS, encoded by the coding sequence GTGAGCGCCGAGATCCGGCGACTGCGGGAGAGCGTCGCCCGGCTGCACGCCGAACTCACCCGCTACCGGCTGGTCGCGTGGACGTCCGGGAACGTCTCGGCCCGGGTGCCCGGCCAGAACCTCATGGTGATCAAGCCGAGCGGCGTCGACTACGACGACCTCGCGCCGGAGAACATGGTCGTGTGCGACCTGGACGGCGTCGTGGTCGAGGGCGACTTCGCGCCGTCGAGCGACACGGCCGCCCACGCCTACGTCTACCGCGCCCTGCCCGAGGTGGGCGGGGTGGTGCACACCCACAGCGGGTACGCGACCGCCTGGGCGGCCCGCGGCGAGTCGATCCCGTGCCACCTCACCGCCCAGGCCGACGAGTTCGGGGGCGAGATCCCGATCGGCCCGTTCGCCCTGATCGGCGGCGACGACATCGGCAAGGGCATCGTGGCGACCCTCGCCGGGCACCGTTCGCCGGCCGTGCTCATGCGCAACCACGGCGTGTTCACCATCGGCCGGGACGCCCGCGCCGCCGTGAAGGCCGCGGTCATGTGTGAAGACATCGCCCGCACGGCGCACCTGGCCCGGGCGCTCGGCCCGCCGCTGCCGATGGCGGCGGCCGACGTCGACGCCCTGCACGACCGCTACCAGAGCGTCTACGGGCAGCGGCCCCCCTCACCGGCCTCCTGA
- a CDS encoding sugar ABC transporter ATP-binding protein: MTGSHPVLTMTGISKSFPGVRALDGVDFRLFPGEVHALMGENGAGKSTLIKVLTGVYSTDHGTVTLGGDEVSFTGPMQATAAGVSTVYQEVNLCTNLSVAENIFIGREPRRLGAVRWAEMRRRARALLARLDLDIDVNAQLGSYSLAVQQMVAIARAIDIEARVLVLDEPTSSLDAGEVAQLFRVMRQLRDDGLAILFVTHFLDQVYEIADRITVLRNGQLVGEYPTSQLPQLGLVEKMIGKELQVLERLDEQSRHDAAPAEGAPLLEVRELGRRSAVARFDLTIHEGEVVGLAGLLGSGRTEVARLLFGADRADHGTVRVHGTPASLRTPVAAIGQGIGFCSENRRAEGIVAELSVRENIILALQAARGWLRPVPRRRQDDLVERYVRALSIRPADPDIPVGNLSGGNQQKVLLARWLITEPRLLILDEPTRGIDIGAKTEIQRLVAQLSDGGMAVLFVSAELEEVLRLSHTIAVMRDREMVALLANDQSVDADRIMQTIAAGAGHEGVPS, from the coding sequence ATGACAGGTAGTCATCCAGTGCTGACCATGACCGGGATCAGCAAGTCCTTCCCGGGGGTACGGGCCCTCGACGGCGTGGACTTCCGCCTCTTCCCCGGCGAGGTGCACGCCCTGATGGGCGAGAACGGCGCCGGCAAGTCGACCCTGATCAAGGTGCTGACCGGCGTCTACAGCACCGACCACGGCACCGTCACCCTCGGCGGGGACGAGGTGTCCTTCACCGGCCCGATGCAGGCCACCGCCGCCGGCGTGAGCACCGTCTACCAGGAGGTCAACCTCTGCACCAACCTCTCGGTGGCGGAGAACATCTTCATCGGCCGGGAACCCCGCCGGCTCGGCGCGGTGCGGTGGGCGGAGATGCGCCGCCGGGCCCGCGCCCTCCTCGCCCGGCTCGACCTCGACATCGACGTCAACGCGCAGCTCGGCAGCTACTCGCTGGCCGTGCAGCAGATGGTGGCGATCGCCCGCGCCATCGACATCGAGGCGCGGGTCCTGGTCCTCGACGAGCCCACCTCCAGCCTCGACGCGGGCGAGGTGGCCCAGCTGTTCCGCGTCATGCGGCAGCTGCGCGACGACGGCCTCGCGATCCTGTTCGTCACCCACTTCCTGGACCAGGTCTACGAGATCGCGGACCGGATCACCGTGCTGCGCAACGGCCAGCTCGTCGGCGAGTACCCGACGAGCCAGCTTCCCCAGCTCGGCCTCGTGGAGAAGATGATCGGCAAGGAACTGCAGGTGCTGGAACGACTGGACGAGCAGTCCCGGCACGACGCCGCACCGGCCGAGGGCGCACCGCTGCTGGAGGTGCGCGAGCTGGGACGCCGCTCGGCGGTCGCGCGTTTCGACCTCACCATCCACGAGGGGGAGGTGGTCGGCCTCGCCGGTCTGCTCGGCTCGGGCCGTACCGAGGTCGCCCGGCTGCTGTTCGGCGCCGACCGCGCCGACCACGGCACCGTCCGGGTGCACGGCACACCCGCGTCGCTGCGGACCCCGGTGGCCGCCATCGGCCAGGGCATCGGTTTCTGTTCGGAGAACCGGCGGGCCGAGGGCATCGTCGCCGAGCTGTCCGTGCGGGAGAACATCATCCTGGCCCTGCAGGCCGCCCGGGGCTGGCTCCGGCCCGTTCCCCGCCGCCGGCAGGACGACCTGGTCGAACGGTACGTGCGGGCCCTGAGCATCCGGCCGGCGGACCCCGACATCCCGGTGGGCAACCTCTCCGGCGGCAACCAGCAGAAGGTCCTGCTCGCGCGCTGGCTCATCACGGAGCCGCGCCTGCTGATCCTCGACGAGCCGACCCGGGGCATCGACATCGGCGCCAAGACCGAGATCCAGCGGCTGGTCGCCCAGCTCTCCGACGGCGGCATGGCGGTGCTGTTCGTCTCCGCCGAGCTGGAGGAGGTGCTCCGGCTCAGCCACACCATCGCCGTGATGCGCGACCGGGAGATGGTCGCGCTCCTCGCCAACGACCAGAGCGTCGACGCCGACCGGATCATGCAGACCATCGCGGCCGGCGCCGGGCACGAGGGGGTGCCGTCATGA
- the araB gene encoding ribulokinase: MVGVAGPGDRYVVGVDFGTLSGRALVVRVEDGAELGTAVHEYRHGVIESTLPDGTPLPPDWALQDPEDYRDVLRHAVPAAVAAAGIDPARVIGIATDFTACTVLPALADGTPLCEVPELRSRPHAWVKLWKHHAAQPHADRINALAHERREPWLHRYGGKISAEWQFAKGLQILDEDPEIYGRAARFVEAADWIVWQLCGVETRNICTAGYKGIRQDGHYPSRDFLAALDPGFADFVAKLDGPLLPLGARAGVLTAEAAAWTGLPEGIAVAAGNVDAHVTAAAARALAPGHLVAIMGTSTCHVVNGTELAEVPGMCGVVEGGLSPGAWGYEAGQSGVGDIFGWFVDHAAPAGVDSHERLAELAAAQPVGAHGLVALDWWNGNRSLLVNHDLSGLILGLTLATRPADVYRALLESTAYGTRMIIEAFVEAGVPIQELVVAGGLTANPLLMQIYSDVTNRPLSLIGSAQGPALGSAIHAAVAAGAYADVHAASAAMGRVDRDAYRPDPERARAYDALYAEYRSLHDHFGRGGNDVMSRLRAIRNAAVERPVAQIDTPLEVVA, translated from the coding sequence GTGGTCGGGGTGGCCGGACCGGGGGACCGGTACGTCGTCGGGGTCGACTTCGGAACGCTGTCGGGCAGGGCACTGGTGGTCCGGGTCGAGGACGGCGCGGAGCTCGGCACCGCGGTCCACGAGTACCGGCACGGGGTGATCGAGTCGACGCTCCCGGACGGGACGCCGCTTCCGCCGGACTGGGCGTTGCAGGACCCGGAGGACTACCGGGACGTGCTGCGGCACGCGGTGCCGGCCGCCGTGGCCGCTGCGGGGATCGACCCGGCCCGCGTGATCGGGATCGCCACGGACTTCACCGCCTGCACGGTCCTGCCCGCACTGGCCGACGGCACCCCGCTCTGCGAGGTGCCCGAGCTGCGCAGCCGGCCGCACGCGTGGGTGAAGCTGTGGAAGCACCACGCGGCGCAGCCGCACGCCGACCGGATCAACGCACTCGCGCACGAGCGGCGCGAGCCCTGGCTCCACCGCTACGGCGGGAAGATCTCCGCCGAGTGGCAGTTCGCCAAGGGCCTGCAGATCCTCGACGAGGACCCGGAAATCTACGGTCGGGCCGCGCGGTTCGTCGAGGCGGCCGACTGGATCGTCTGGCAGCTCTGCGGCGTGGAGACCCGCAACATCTGCACGGCCGGCTACAAGGGCATCCGCCAGGACGGGCACTACCCGTCCCGAGACTTCCTGGCGGCGCTCGACCCGGGGTTCGCCGACTTCGTCGCCAAGCTGGACGGGCCGCTGCTTCCGCTCGGCGCCCGGGCCGGCGTCCTCACCGCCGAGGCCGCCGCCTGGACCGGACTGCCCGAGGGCATCGCGGTCGCGGCCGGCAACGTCGACGCCCACGTCACGGCCGCCGCCGCCCGGGCGCTGGCACCCGGCCACCTGGTCGCCATCATGGGCACCTCGACCTGTCACGTGGTCAACGGCACCGAGCTGGCCGAGGTGCCGGGCATGTGCGGCGTCGTCGAGGGTGGACTCAGCCCCGGCGCCTGGGGCTACGAGGCCGGTCAGAGCGGCGTGGGCGACATCTTCGGCTGGTTCGTCGACCACGCGGCGCCGGCGGGTGTCGACTCGCACGAGCGGCTCGCCGAGCTGGCCGCGGCGCAGCCGGTCGGCGCCCACGGGCTGGTCGCGCTGGACTGGTGGAACGGCAACCGTTCCCTGCTGGTCAACCACGACCTGAGCGGTCTCATCCTGGGGCTGACCCTGGCCACCCGGCCGGCGGACGTCTACCGGGCGCTGCTGGAGTCGACGGCCTACGGCACCCGCATGATCATCGAGGCGTTCGTCGAGGCGGGGGTGCCGATCCAGGAGCTGGTGGTGGCCGGCGGCCTGACCGCCAACCCGCTGCTCATGCAGATCTACAGCGACGTCACCAACCGGCCGCTGAGCCTCATCGGCTCGGCGCAGGGGCCGGCGCTGGGCTCGGCGATCCACGCGGCGGTCGCCGCCGGCGCCTATGCGGACGTCCACGCCGCCTCGGCGGCGATGGGCCGGGTGGACCGCGACGCCTACCGGCCGGATCCCGAGCGGGCGCGGGCCTACGACGCGCTCTACGCCGAGTACCGGTCGCTGCACGACCACTTCGGACGCGGTGGCAACGACGTCATGTCCCGCCTGCGCGCGATCCGCAACGCCGCCGTCGAACGACCGGTGGCACAGATCGACACGCCGCTGGAGGTGGTCGCGTGA